From one Catellatospora sp. IY07-71 genomic stretch:
- a CDS encoding VWA domain-containing protein, with protein MTVLYPPLLVFGLLLSAGLIAGYVLLRRSRANAPRATATGRSGLRRHLPYALMLAALPLLLAGLSRPQAELPVPRVSGTVVLVFDVSNSMAAEDVAPNRLAAAQTAANAFVEAQPDTVDIGVVMFGQGGLLTQAPTDDRRSVQAAISRLTPSGGTSLRQAILTALGAIVGEPVDLPAEDATELPDLGYWGSATIVVFSDGQDDAPADAEAAAMLAAGAGVRIETVGVGTVEGTTVEVDGYQVATALDEQLLTALAAATGGEYHPARDAAALHDIGDAIDLRITTQPELVELTGPLAGIALLLLTLGGLLMIRWYGRIV; from the coding sequence ATGACGGTGCTGTATCCACCCCTGCTGGTCTTCGGCCTGCTGCTCAGCGCGGGCCTGATCGCCGGGTACGTGCTGCTGCGCCGCTCGCGCGCGAACGCGCCCCGGGCGACGGCGACGGGCCGGTCGGGGCTGCGCCGGCACCTGCCGTACGCGCTGATGCTGGCGGCGCTGCCGCTGCTGCTGGCGGGGCTGTCCCGGCCGCAGGCGGAGCTGCCGGTGCCCCGGGTGTCCGGCACGGTGGTGCTGGTCTTCGACGTCTCCAACAGCATGGCCGCCGAGGACGTGGCGCCCAACCGGCTGGCCGCCGCGCAGACCGCCGCCAACGCGTTCGTGGAGGCCCAGCCCGACACCGTCGACATCGGTGTGGTGATGTTCGGGCAGGGCGGACTGCTCACCCAGGCCCCGACCGACGACCGGCGCTCGGTGCAGGCGGCGATCTCCCGGCTGACGCCCAGCGGCGGCACATCGCTACGGCAGGCGATCCTGACCGCGCTGGGCGCGATCGTCGGCGAGCCGGTGGACCTGCCCGCCGAGGACGCGACCGAGCTGCCCGACCTGGGCTACTGGGGTTCGGCCACGATCGTGGTGTTCTCCGACGGCCAGGACGACGCGCCCGCCGACGCCGAGGCGGCGGCGATGCTCGCGGCCGGGGCCGGGGTGCGCATCGAGACGGTGGGCGTCGGCACGGTCGAGGGCACCACGGTCGAGGTCGACGGCTACCAGGTCGCCACCGCACTGGACGAGCAGCTGCTGACCGCCCTGGCCGCGGCGACCGGCGGCGAGTACCACCCGGCGCGCGACGCCGCGGCCCTGCACGACATCGGCGACGCGATCGACCTGCGCATCACCACCCAGCCCGAGCTGGTCGAGCTGACCGGCCCGCTGGCCGGGATCGCGCTCCTCCTGCTGACCCTCGGCGGACTGCTGATGATCCGCTGGTACGGAAGGATCGTCTGA
- a CDS encoding DUF58 domain-containing protein, whose amino-acid sequence MTAASDRLLRRLEWQVLRRLDGRLQGGHRTVWRGVGIDFADLRAYTPEDDVRHIDWNVTARMDEPFVRQYTEDRELTAWLVLDRSASMRVGGGDAPGKESVLTELAICLARLLSQHGNRVGAILYDNRHQRVIPPRAGRNQILRLAHELDRPVPADAHGATTDLAAMLRLAATTSRRRSLFLVLSDFIGEPGWERALTLLAHRHEVVAVRIVDPAELRLPDLGLVVIEDAETGEQLLVDTGDPLLRRRFRAQAREREAALDGAVTRAGAVAHRVTTDTDLVDALVGMVHRSRRRPR is encoded by the coding sequence ATGACGGCGGCCTCCGACCGGCTGCTGCGGCGCCTGGAGTGGCAGGTGCTGCGCCGTCTCGACGGGCGCCTGCAGGGCGGGCACCGCACCGTGTGGCGCGGGGTCGGCATCGACTTCGCGGACCTGCGGGCGTACACGCCCGAGGACGACGTACGGCACATCGACTGGAACGTCACGGCGCGCATGGACGAACCGTTCGTGCGGCAGTACACCGAGGACCGCGAGCTGACCGCGTGGCTGGTGCTGGACCGCTCGGCGTCGATGCGGGTCGGCGGCGGCGACGCGCCGGGCAAGGAGTCGGTGCTGACGGAGCTGGCGATCTGCCTGGCCCGGCTGCTGTCGCAGCATGGCAACCGGGTGGGCGCGATCCTGTACGACAACCGGCACCAGCGGGTCATCCCGCCCCGGGCCGGGCGCAACCAGATCCTGCGGCTGGCCCACGAGCTGGACCGGCCGGTCCCCGCCGACGCGCACGGCGCCACGACCGACCTGGCGGCGATGCTGCGGCTGGCGGCGACCACGTCCCGGCGGCGGTCGCTGTTCCTGGTGCTGTCGGACTTCATCGGCGAGCCGGGCTGGGAGCGGGCGCTGACACTGCTGGCGCACCGGCACGAGGTGGTCGCGGTGCGCATCGTCGACCCGGCCGAGCTGCGGCTGCCCGACCTGGGCCTGGTCGTCATCGAGGACGCGGAGACGGGTGAGCAGCTGCTCGTCGACACCGGGGATCCGCTGCTGCGCAGGCGCTTCCGGGCGCAGGCGCGGGAGCGGGAGGCGGCGCTGGACGGCGCGGTGACCCGGGCGGGCGCGGTGGCGCACCGGGTCACCACCGACACCGACCTGGTCGACGCCCTGGTGGGCATGGTGCACCGGTCCCGGCGGAGGCCCCGATGA
- a CDS encoding MoxR family ATPase, translating to MSNPATPGPGTVEQVLYEVKKVIVGQDALLERLMVALLARGHILVEGVPGLAKTLAVRSLAEAVGGQFHRVQFTPDLVPADIVGTRMYHQHSGEFQVSLGPVFTNLLLADEINRAPAKVQSALLEVMQEHQVTIGRETYKVPEPFLVLATQNPIENEGTYALPEAQVDRFMMKVLVGYPSPTEEFVIVERAVQATAAIQRVIDPEQLIALQALADRVYVDPSLIEYAVRLTNATREPALVGLGDLARYVTYGASPRASINLVLAGRALAFLRGRDYALPQDLIDLAPDILRHRLVLSYEALADEVSADAILDRVLASLPVPELALQGR from the coding sequence ATGAGCAACCCCGCCACCCCCGGCCCCGGCACCGTCGAGCAGGTGCTGTACGAGGTCAAGAAGGTCATCGTCGGCCAGGACGCGCTGCTGGAGCGGCTGATGGTGGCGCTGCTGGCGCGCGGCCACATCCTCGTCGAGGGCGTGCCGGGCCTGGCCAAGACCCTGGCCGTGCGGTCGCTGGCCGAGGCGGTGGGCGGGCAGTTCCACCGGGTGCAGTTCACCCCGGACCTGGTCCCCGCCGACATCGTGGGCACGCGGATGTATCACCAGCACAGCGGCGAGTTCCAGGTGTCGCTCGGGCCGGTGTTCACGAACCTGCTGCTGGCCGACGAGATCAACCGGGCGCCCGCGAAGGTGCAGTCGGCGCTGCTGGAGGTGATGCAGGAGCACCAGGTGACGATCGGGCGGGAGACGTACAAGGTGCCGGAGCCGTTCCTGGTGCTGGCCACCCAGAACCCGATCGAGAACGAGGGCACGTACGCGCTGCCCGAGGCGCAGGTGGACCGGTTCATGATGAAGGTCCTGGTCGGCTACCCGAGCCCGACCGAGGAGTTCGTGATCGTGGAGCGGGCGGTGCAGGCGACCGCCGCGATCCAGCGCGTCATCGACCCGGAGCAGCTCATCGCGCTACAGGCGCTGGCCGACCGGGTGTACGTGGACCCGTCGCTGATCGAGTACGCGGTGCGCCTGACCAACGCCACCCGCGAACCGGCCCTGGTCGGCCTGGGTGACCTGGCCCGCTACGTGACGTACGGGGCCAGCCCGCGCGCGTCGATCAACCTGGTGCTGGCCGGGCGGGCCCTGGCGTTCCTGCGCGGGCGCGACTACGCGCTGCCGCAGGACCTGATCGACCTGGCGCCGGACATCCTGCGCCACCGGCTGGTGCTGTCGTACGAGGCGCTGGCCGACGAGGTGAGCGCCGACGCGATCCTGGACCGGGTGCTGGCGTCGCTGCCCGTGCCCGAGCTCGCGCTGCAGGGCCGCTGA
- a CDS encoding S1C family serine protease — protein sequence MPGRFRVVPTEPAAPPAPQVVVAEGGPPGPRARTPHRVLIAALAAAVLALTAVVAFQWGSSSSPETTVAVPAPSPSPDAPLTVGEIYQTLAPSVVFIKAAGKAGTATGTGVVANADGSVLTALHVVRGATAIELAFADGTTAKAAIAAQDPAHDIAVLTPAQLPSVLVPAVMGGGPAIGDAVVAIGNPLGLVQSTTSGVVSGLDRSIVAKEAGELDGLIQFDAAVNPGSSGGPLVNDRGQTVGIVVALANPTEAGTFIGVGFAVPIGTALGADGPRPQL from the coding sequence ATGCCGGGTCGCTTCAGGGTCGTGCCGACCGAGCCCGCCGCGCCGCCAGCCCCGCAGGTGGTGGTGGCCGAGGGCGGTCCACCGGGTCCGCGTGCGCGTACCCCCCATCGGGTCCTGATCGCGGCGCTGGCCGCGGCGGTGCTGGCGCTGACCGCGGTGGTCGCCTTCCAGTGGGGCTCCTCCTCGTCTCCGGAAACGACCGTCGCGGTGCCGGCTCCGTCGCCGTCGCCGGACGCGCCGCTGACCGTCGGCGAGATCTACCAGACCCTCGCCCCGTCGGTGGTGTTCATCAAGGCGGCGGGCAAGGCGGGCACCGCGACCGGCACCGGCGTGGTCGCCAACGCGGACGGGTCGGTGCTGACCGCGCTGCACGTGGTCCGCGGCGCGACCGCCATCGAGCTGGCCTTCGCGGACGGCACCACCGCGAAGGCCGCCATCGCCGCGCAGGACCCGGCGCACGACATCGCCGTGCTGACCCCGGCACAGCTGCCGTCGGTGCTGGTGCCTGCGGTGATGGGCGGCGGCCCGGCGATCGGCGACGCGGTGGTCGCCATCGGCAACCCGCTGGGCCTGGTCCAGTCGACGACCTCGGGCGTCGTCTCCGGCCTGGACCGCTCGATCGTCGCCAAGGAGGCGGGCGAGCTGGACGGGCTGATCCAGTTCGACGCCGCCGTCAACCCGGGCAGCTCGGGCGGGCCGCTGGTCAACGATCGGGGGCAGACCGTCGGCATCGTGGTCGCGCTGGCCAACCCGACCGAGGCGGGCACCTTCATCGGTGTCGGCTTCGCCGTGCCGATCGGCACGGCGCTGGGCGCCGACGGCCCCCGCCCGCAGCTGTGA
- a CDS encoding IS4 family transposase, with translation MQQQSAITRTITVAAGAFAPGHLGELTQVLDFDLVDAVAAETGTTQRRVRLLPTRVLIFFVLALALFEPCAYRQVWAKLVAGLRGLAVACPSASALTRARRRVGPKPLRALFEAVCGPVAWPTTGPAFWRGFRTVAVDATTLHVPDRPGTRTRYPKRQGPAMTFSYPYLRLVVLVECGTRALLGAAFGPESAGEHVYARRLLDKLDAGMLLLADAYYDSWKLLADIAATRVQYLCRSGAGRVPLILTRLSDGSYLSVLGHGRLKVRVIETWVEITHADGVVRTEQWRLITSLLDHTRYPAADLVQLYHQRWQVETTYLSIKSTILDERVLRSHHPADIDQELWALLTVYQTIIRITVDAVDALPDVDYHRASFTVALETARDQVVTAEAVIPPPGHAVLVGAIGQAVQDNLLPARRRQRAKARSRKNPTSKYGPNAGKHPQQTQTYTFHATVTIFEEGLTARSNP, from the coding sequence TTGCAGCAGCAGTCTGCCATCACGCGCACGATCACGGTAGCGGCCGGGGCGTTCGCGCCGGGCCATCTGGGCGAGCTGACCCAGGTTCTCGACTTCGACCTGGTCGATGCCGTGGCAGCCGAGACCGGCACCACGCAGCGGCGGGTCAGGCTGTTGCCGACCCGGGTGCTGATCTTCTTCGTGCTGGCGCTGGCGCTGTTCGAGCCGTGCGCCTACCGGCAGGTGTGGGCGAAACTGGTCGCCGGTCTGCGCGGGCTCGCGGTGGCCTGCCCGAGCGCGTCGGCGCTGACCCGCGCCCGCCGCCGCGTCGGCCCCAAACCGCTGCGCGCGCTGTTCGAGGCGGTCTGCGGCCCGGTGGCCTGGCCCACGACGGGGCCGGCGTTCTGGCGCGGGTTTCGCACCGTCGCCGTGGACGCCACCACCCTGCACGTGCCCGACCGGCCCGGCACCAGGACGCGCTACCCCAAACGCCAGGGTCCGGCGATGACGTTCAGCTACCCGTACCTGCGGCTGGTCGTGCTGGTCGAGTGCGGCACCCGCGCCCTGCTCGGGGCGGCGTTCGGGCCCGAAAGCGCCGGTGAGCATGTCTACGCCCGCCGGCTGCTGGACAAACTCGACGCCGGGATGCTGCTGCTGGCCGACGCCTACTACGACAGCTGGAAGCTACTGGCCGACATCGCGGCCACCCGCGTGCAGTATCTGTGCCGCTCCGGTGCCGGCCGCGTCCCGCTGATCCTGACCCGGCTATCCGACGGCTCCTACCTGTCCGTTCTCGGCCACGGCCGGCTGAAGGTCCGCGTCATCGAGACCTGGGTCGAGATCACCCACGCCGACGGCGTCGTGCGCACGGAGCAGTGGCGGCTGATCACCAGCCTGCTCGACCACACCCGCTACCCCGCGGCCGACCTCGTGCAGCTCTACCACCAGCGCTGGCAGGTCGAGACGACCTACCTGTCGATCAAGTCCACGATCCTGGACGAGCGGGTCCTGCGCTCCCACCACCCCGCCGACATCGACCAGGAACTCTGGGCCCTGCTGACCGTCTACCAGACGATCATCCGGATCACCGTCGACGCGGTCGACGCCCTGCCAGACGTCGACTACCACCGGGCCAGCTTCACCGTCGCCCTCGAAACCGCACGCGACCAGGTCGTCACCGCCGAAGCCGTCATACCACCACCCGGCCACGCCGTACTGGTCGGCGCCATCGGACAGGCCGTGCAGGACAACCTGCTACCCGCCCGACGACGCCAACGCGCCAAAGCCCGCAGCCGCAAGAACCCGACCAGCAAATACGGCCCCAACGCCGGCAAACACCCGCAGCAGACCCAGACCTACACCTTCCACGCCACCGTCACCATCTTCGAAGAAGGCTTGACAGCCCGCTCAAATCCTTAA
- a CDS encoding ABC transporter permease produces the protein MSALTGVSPAAERDERTRPPEPRRGRGTGAVLAAARAAVARRRLQTVIVGIVVLLSAATSVLGVGLLVASHGPFDDAFAEARGAHAAATISADVPASRLAATATATGVAAVAGPFDVVTAPISGMFGPPGLEFVIVGRGEQHGPVDRLTLTDGAWLTGPGQIVVTRRVAGPRTKVGSTLTINGVSLRVVGVAASVTGTADGWVHPTQSDVLTGENTARQMLYRFTDPGADDAALRAALATATSGLPQGAVTGATTYVTIRQALNRSISAIAPFVVAFAILGIVLSVLITVNVVNGAVVSGFRTIGILKTLGFTPEQVVAVYVVQVLVPALAGAAVGVGLGAVLAVPMLAQTDDAYGIPGDGAGVPLWVVGLVLAAAPLLVALAALGPALRAGRLAANQAISVGRAPRTGRGFRARRALTASALPRPVALGLGMPLARPSRALATVVALLLGAITLVFSSGLSASMIEVNTAFSRIDAVVVEVNVMVPGAFGPAPPPEGGAPQAPGGPRAPIDPPDPADVAATVAAMPGTAHSVLREDAEVRVAGIAEEVLLIGYAGDASWAGHRLAAGRWYAGTGEVVLSSYTLRQTGLALGDRLTLPGGRAVAIVGEVINGSDNYTVIGDASLVEQAFSARVEVGLAAGADSAAYTQALQAKYPEETSGVYVEDRAVSEDSETFLIIQALIVMLTVLLSVIAALGVLNTVVLTTRERIHEIGVLKALGMTPRQTRIMVVTSMVGLGLLAGVIAVPLGVALHHAVIPVMGEGASTALPQSAMEVYGIGELILLGGAGIVLAVLGALLPAGWAARTRVATALRAE, from the coding sequence ATGAGCGCCCTGACCGGTGTCTCCCCCGCCGCTGAGCGGGACGAGCGCACCCGCCCGCCGGAGCCCCGGCGCGGCCGGGGCACGGGCGCCGTGCTGGCGGCCGCCCGCGCCGCGGTCGCCCGGCGGCGGCTCCAGACCGTGATCGTCGGGATCGTCGTGCTGCTCTCGGCCGCCACGTCCGTGCTGGGCGTCGGGCTGCTCGTCGCCTCGCACGGGCCGTTCGACGACGCGTTCGCCGAAGCGCGGGGCGCCCACGCCGCCGCCACCATCAGCGCCGACGTGCCCGCGAGCCGGCTCGCCGCGACCGCCACGGCCACCGGCGTCGCGGCGGTCGCGGGCCCGTTCGACGTGGTCACCGCACCGATCTCGGGCATGTTCGGGCCGCCCGGCCTGGAGTTCGTCATCGTGGGACGCGGCGAGCAGCACGGCCCCGTGGACCGGCTCACCCTCACCGACGGTGCCTGGCTCACCGGGCCCGGGCAGATCGTGGTGACCCGGCGAGTCGCCGGGCCGCGTACCAAGGTCGGCAGCACGCTCACCATCAACGGGGTGTCGCTGCGGGTCGTCGGCGTCGCCGCGTCGGTCACCGGCACCGCGGACGGGTGGGTCCACCCCACCCAGAGCGACGTGCTCACCGGCGAGAACACCGCCCGGCAGATGCTCTACCGCTTCACCGACCCCGGCGCCGACGACGCGGCGCTGCGCGCCGCCCTCGCCACCGCCACCAGCGGCCTCCCGCAGGGCGCGGTCACCGGCGCGACCACGTACGTGACCATCCGGCAGGCGCTCAACCGGTCCATCTCGGCGATCGCGCCGTTCGTGGTGGCGTTCGCGATCCTCGGCATCGTGCTGTCCGTGCTGATCACGGTCAACGTCGTCAACGGCGCGGTCGTCTCCGGCTTCCGCACCATCGGCATCCTCAAGACCCTCGGCTTCACCCCCGAGCAGGTCGTCGCCGTGTACGTCGTGCAGGTGCTGGTGCCCGCGCTGGCCGGTGCGGCCGTCGGCGTCGGGCTCGGCGCGGTGCTGGCCGTGCCGATGCTCGCGCAGACCGACGACGCGTACGGCATACCCGGCGACGGCGCGGGCGTGCCGCTCTGGGTCGTCGGGCTGGTGCTGGCCGCCGCGCCGCTGCTGGTCGCGCTCGCCGCGCTCGGGCCGGCGCTGCGGGCCGGGCGGCTTGCCGCCAACCAGGCGATCAGCGTCGGCCGCGCGCCGCGTACCGGCCGGGGCTTCCGGGCCCGCCGCGCGCTGACCGCGTCGGCGCTGCCCCGCCCGGTCGCGCTGGGCCTCGGCATGCCGCTGGCCCGGCCGTCACGGGCCCTGGCGACCGTGGTCGCGCTGCTGCTCGGCGCGATCACCCTGGTCTTCTCCAGCGGCCTGTCCGCGTCGATGATCGAGGTCAACACCGCGTTCAGCCGCATCGACGCCGTCGTGGTCGAGGTGAACGTCATGGTGCCCGGCGCGTTCGGACCGGCACCCCCGCCGGAGGGCGGCGCGCCGCAGGCCCCGGGCGGCCCGCGCGCCCCGATCGACCCGCCCGACCCCGCGGACGTCGCCGCGACCGTGGCCGCCATGCCGGGCACCGCGCACTCGGTGCTGCGCGAGGACGCCGAGGTCCGCGTCGCGGGCATCGCCGAGGAGGTCCTCCTCATCGGATACGCCGGGGACGCGAGCTGGGCCGGGCACCGCCTCGCCGCCGGGCGCTGGTACGCGGGCACGGGCGAGGTCGTGCTCTCGTCGTACACCCTGCGGCAGACCGGCCTCGCGCTCGGCGACCGGCTCACCCTGCCCGGCGGGCGCGCGGTCGCCATCGTCGGGGAGGTCATCAACGGCAGCGACAACTACACGGTCATCGGCGACGCGTCGCTGGTGGAGCAGGCGTTCTCGGCGCGGGTCGAGGTGGGGCTCGCGGCGGGCGCCGACTCCGCCGCGTACACGCAGGCGCTGCAGGCGAAGTACCCGGAGGAGACGTCCGGCGTGTACGTCGAGGACCGGGCCGTCAGCGAGGACAGCGAGACGTTCCTGATCATCCAGGCGCTGATCGTGATGCTCACCGTGCTGCTCAGCGTCATCGCGGCGCTGGGGGTGCTGAACACGGTGGTGCTGACCACCCGCGAGCGGATCCACGAGATCGGCGTGCTGAAGGCGCTGGGCATGACGCCGCGGCAGACCCGGATCATGGTGGTCACCTCGATGGTGGGGCTGGGGCTGCTCGCCGGGGTGATCGCCGTGCCGCTGGGGGTGGCGCTGCACCACGCGGTCATCCCGGTGATGGGTGAGGGCGCGTCCACCGCCCTGCCGCAGTCCGCCATGGAGGTGTACGGCATCGGCGAGCTGATCCTGCTCGGCGGCGCGGGCATCGTGCTCGCGGTGCTCGGCGCGCTACTCCCGGCGGGCTGGGCGGCCCGCACCCGCGTCGCCACGGCCCTGCGCGCAGAGTAG
- a CDS encoding ABC transporter ATP-binding protein → MTELIRLRDVAKAYEAAGPPALAGVDLTVHAGEAVAVMGPSGSGKSTLLNVIAGLDRPTGGTVEVAGVRVDKLTETALARFRSAHIGIIFQFFHLLDEMTVRDNVLLPARLAGMRTAQARGRADELLDRLGIAAKSDEYPARLSGGQRQRVAIARALMNRPQLLLADEPTGAVDQEAAAGVRDLLHELSEGGLTLLLVTHDPQLATAAGRRLITMRDGRATEAVPA, encoded by the coding sequence ATGACCGAACTGATCCGCCTGCGCGACGTGGCGAAGGCGTACGAGGCCGCCGGGCCGCCCGCCCTGGCCGGCGTCGACCTGACCGTGCACGCCGGGGAGGCCGTCGCCGTCATGGGCCCGTCCGGCAGCGGCAAGTCGACCCTGCTCAACGTCATCGCCGGGCTGGACCGGCCGACCGGCGGCACCGTCGAGGTGGCCGGCGTACGCGTCGACAAGCTGACCGAGACCGCGCTGGCCCGCTTCCGCAGCGCCCACATCGGCATCATCTTCCAGTTCTTCCACCTGCTCGACGAGATGACCGTGCGCGACAACGTGCTGCTGCCCGCCCGCCTGGCCGGCATGCGCACCGCCCAGGCCCGCGGCCGCGCCGACGAGCTGCTCGACCGGCTCGGCATCGCGGCCAAGTCCGACGAGTACCCGGCCCGCCTGTCCGGCGGCCAGCGCCAGCGGGTGGCCATCGCCCGTGCCCTGATGAACCGCCCCCAGCTGCTGCTCGCCGACGAACCCACCGGCGCCGTCGACCAGGAGGCCGCCGCCGGGGTGCGCGACCTGCTGCACGAGCTGTCCGAGGGCGGCCTCACGCTGCTGCTCGTGACGCACGACCCGCAGCTGGCCACCGCCGCCGGGCGGCGGCTGATCACCATGCGCGACGGCCGCGCCACCGAGGCGGTGCCCGCATGA
- a CDS encoding sensor histidine kinase — protein sequence MPTVLRRLAARLGVPAADLALAVALVLAGFGWAVTVSGEGGDAPAPVRLDIPGVSRMEERPAIPDIPPVPDRPRVGEEPRAPIGPPLLPERADGGGLDDGMLLVNLIAGAAVAVRRRWPMRAFAVAVGGVFVLQDGLLWPGFLAVLICAYSAVAYGRSVRRAGVLLAVAAVISASLFSQSIPQMPGWASPFAVLLPAGLFAAALRSARERADAAARRAAALEQEQAATARAAMAEERARIARELHDVVSHHVSVMVVQAGAAGKVIDQRPDLAAGALSAIEDSGRAAMAELRHLLGLMAPADDRLHPQPGLRELDTLVDAVRAAGQPVTLRHDGADVPEGVDLTAYRVVQEGLTNALRHAPGAATAVHIRRDGADLLVEVSNEAAAGEPGGPGAGRGLLGLRERLRLHDGTLHAGAAPDGGFLLTARIPAAS from the coding sequence GTGCCGACCGTCCTGCGCCGCCTGGCCGCCCGCCTCGGAGTGCCCGCCGCCGATCTCGCCCTCGCGGTGGCGCTCGTGCTGGCCGGGTTCGGGTGGGCGGTCACGGTCAGCGGCGAGGGCGGTGACGCCCCGGCGCCCGTGCGGCTGGACATCCCCGGCGTGTCCCGGATGGAGGAGCGGCCGGCGATTCCCGACATCCCGCCCGTGCCCGACCGGCCCCGCGTGGGTGAGGAGCCGCGGGCGCCGATCGGGCCGCCGCTGCTGCCCGAGCGAGCCGACGGCGGCGGGCTCGACGACGGCATGCTGCTGGTCAACCTGATCGCGGGGGCGGCGGTGGCGGTGCGGCGGCGGTGGCCGATGCGCGCGTTCGCCGTCGCCGTCGGCGGGGTGTTCGTGCTCCAGGACGGCCTGCTGTGGCCCGGCTTCCTCGCGGTGCTGATCTGCGCGTACTCGGCCGTGGCGTACGGGCGCAGCGTGCGCCGGGCCGGGGTGCTGCTGGCGGTCGCGGCGGTGATCTCGGCCTCGCTGTTCTCCCAGTCGATCCCGCAGATGCCGGGCTGGGCCAGCCCGTTCGCGGTGCTGCTGCCCGCCGGGCTGTTCGCCGCCGCGCTGCGCAGCGCCCGGGAGCGGGCCGACGCCGCCGCCCGCCGGGCCGCCGCGCTGGAGCAGGAGCAGGCGGCGACCGCCCGGGCGGCGATGGCCGAGGAGCGGGCCCGGATCGCCCGCGAGCTGCACGACGTGGTCAGCCACCACGTCAGCGTCATGGTGGTGCAGGCCGGCGCCGCTGGGAAGGTCATCGACCAGCGCCCGGACCTGGCCGCTGGGGCGCTGAGCGCGATCGAGGACAGCGGCCGGGCCGCCATGGCCGAGCTGCGCCACCTGCTCGGGCTGATGGCCCCCGCCGACGACCGGCTGCACCCGCAGCCGGGCCTGCGCGAGCTGGACACCCTGGTCGACGCGGTACGCGCCGCGGGCCAGCCGGTGACGCTGCGCCACGACGGCGCCGACGTGCCCGAGGGCGTCGACCTGACGGCGTACCGGGTGGTGCAGGAGGGGCTGACCAACGCGCTGCGCCACGCGCCGGGGGCCGCGACCGCGGTGCACATCCGCCGCGACGGCGCCGACCTGCTGGTCGAGGTCAGCAACGAGGCCGCCGCGGGTGAGCCGGGCGGGCCGGGCGCCGGACGCGGGCTGCTCGGCCTGCGCGAACGCCTGCGCCTGCACGACGGCACGCTCCACGCGGGAGCCGCCCCCGACGGCGGCTTCCTGCTCACCGCGCGCATCCCGGCCGCGTCGTGA
- a CDS encoding response regulator transcription factor, which translates to MSEPLRVVVADDQALVRSGFTMILAAAGIDVVGEAGDGEAALAAVRRLRPDVVLMDIRMPGMDGLEATRRLLASGATTTAGDPTRVIILTTFDLDEYVYAALRAGASGFLLKDVTPDHLVHAVRLVRDGDALLAPSITRRLVDRFTSGRGVIEDHGALPTLTAREREVLVLLARGLSNAELAAELQLGEATVKTHVARILAKLQLRDRVQAVIFAYESGLVSPGS; encoded by the coding sequence ATGAGTGAGCCGCTGCGCGTCGTCGTCGCGGACGACCAGGCGCTGGTCCGCAGCGGGTTCACCATGATCCTGGCCGCGGCCGGGATCGACGTGGTGGGGGAGGCGGGCGACGGCGAGGCCGCGCTCGCGGCGGTGCGGCGGCTGCGTCCGGACGTGGTGCTGATGGACATCCGCATGCCGGGCATGGACGGCCTGGAGGCGACCCGGCGGCTGCTCGCCTCCGGCGCGACCACCACGGCCGGAGACCCCACCCGTGTGATCATCCTGACCACGTTCGACCTCGACGAGTACGTCTACGCGGCGCTGCGCGCCGGGGCCAGCGGCTTCCTGCTCAAGGACGTGACACCGGACCACCTGGTGCACGCGGTGCGGCTGGTCCGGGACGGGGACGCGCTGCTCGCGCCGTCGATCACCCGGCGGCTGGTGGACCGCTTCACGTCGGGACGGGGCGTGATCGAGGACCACGGCGCGCTGCCCACGCTGACCGCCCGCGAGCGGGAGGTGCTGGTGCTGCTGGCGCGCGGCCTGTCCAACGCCGAGCTGGCGGCCGAGCTGCAGCTCGGTGAGGCCACGGTGAAGACGCACGTGGCCCGCATCCTGGCCAAGCTGCAGCTGCGCGACCGGGTGCAGGCGGTCATCTTCGCGTACGAGAGCGGCCTGGTCAGCCCCGGCTCGTGA
- a CDS encoding Hsp20/alpha crystallin family protein gives MMRFDPFRDFDRLAGEVFGTARTPSPMPMDCLRTGDTFVVRFDMPGIDVESLDVAAENGTLTVRGERRRNDPEDASYLVSERPAGRYSRQLVLGDGLDVEAITADYRDGVLTLTIPVAERAKPRRIEVTRGRDAALESHEGHKMISGQASDDRVPATAGAAR, from the coding sequence ATGATGCGTTTCGACCCGTTCCGCGACTTCGACCGGCTCGCCGGCGAGGTGTTCGGCACGGCGCGCACTCCGTCGCCGATGCCGATGGACTGCCTGCGCACGGGCGACACGTTCGTGGTCCGGTTCGACATGCCGGGCATCGACGTCGAGAGCCTCGACGTCGCGGCCGAGAACGGCACCCTGACCGTGCGCGGCGAGCGGCGCCGCAACGACCCCGAGGACGCGTCCTACCTGGTCTCGGAGCGGCCCGCCGGGCGCTACAGCCGACAGCTCGTGCTGGGCGACGGCCTGGACGTCGAGGCGATCACCGCCGACTACCGCGACGGCGTGCTGACGCTGACCATCCCGGTCGCCGAGCGCGCCAAGCCGCGCCGGATCGAGGTCACCCGCGGGCGCGACGCCGCGCTGGAGTCGCACGAGGGGCACAAGATGATCAGCGGTCAGGCGAGCGACGACCGCGTGCCGGCCACCGCCGGTGCCGCGCGCTGA